GCAGAAGCAGCAGCAGGCGCAGGCCGCTGCCACCACCGGCCACCACAAACTGCCGTTCGTCGAGGTCATCCGCGTCCAATGGAAGGAAATCGTGATCGCGGCGGGGGCGATGGCGACCCTGTTCTCGCTCTTCTACATGGGCACCGCATTCCTGACCAGCTACGGCACCGGCCATCTGGGCTTCAGTCGCACGATGATCCTCGGGATGGGGATGATCGCCTCGGTCGTCTTCGGACTGGCCACCGCAGCGGCGGCAATCCTGTCCGACCGGATCGGGCGCCGCAAGATCATCCTGGCGGCGGTGGCAACCGCAGTGCCGTGGACGCTGATCTTGTTCCCGCTCCTCGACACCGGCTCGCCGATCGCGTTCCTCATCGCCGTCACCGGCACGCTGGTCCTCTACGGCGTCGCCTACGGACCCACCGGAGCGCTGTTGCCGGAAATGTTCCGGGCCCGGTTTCGATACACCGGGGCGGGCCTGAGCTACAACCTCGCCGGCATCCTCGGTGGCGCGATACCGCCGCTGCTCGCCGCCCAAATCGTCTCGACCCACGCAAGTATCTGGGTGGGCGTGATGCTCGCGGCGCTGTCGGCGATCTCCGTGGCCTGCGCCAGCGCCATTTCCGAAACCAAGGACCGCGACATCGAGGCGGGCCTCGTACCCGAGGACTGACCCACACGGCGGACACGACCGTCGACGCCTACAACTGAATATCGGCGCGAAAGCCCGGGGCCGAGCGGTTGGCCCCGGGCATTCGCGCCGGCTCGGTGGGGAAGCTCGCCGAGCGGACGGGCTCGACAACCAGTGCAGCCCTGGTCCGTCACAGCGGAGGAGCAGACTGTGGATTGACTACACCTCGTCTTCCCGTTAGCGTGGAAATCTCTGGATCCAGGATTCACTGCTATCCAAGAATTCGGACGTAGATGCCTGAATGAATTGACTGCGGTGTCAAACGCCGCTTCGCTCAGGGCCCGCGAGGAACTCGCCAAATGATGTCGATGGCATACGGCACCGCGATATTCATCTCTGTACCTCGCCGAGTAAGCGGGGACGTGCCGCAGGACTTTCCTGGCTTTCCCGGCCCGGCTTCATCGAACTCCCACTAGGAAGTCGCCATGATCGGTATGTCATCTCCCACCGCCATCCAACACAGATGCAGCTCACCGGCACCCAAACTGTCCGGGCGCGAACGGGCATATCGATACGTGCGAGACGAGGTGCTGCGCTATCCGGAATCGACAGGAACATTTCTCAACGAGCAGGCCCTCGGAACGCTCCTGGGTATCTCCCGGACACCGGTCCGGGAAGCTTTGCTACAACTGCAAGCCGAGGGATTCGTCGAAGCAATTCCCAAACGAGGAGTCTACGTCGCGCCAATCGAACGAACACCGCGCCATCGTCGATGCCCTCACCAACGGCGACGAGACACGGGCGCACAACGCAATCCAGACGCACCTCGACTCCATCCAACACACATTCTTGCGCGCTTGACGACGAAGCGGACGATTCCTTGCGGCACGAACCCGGCCGCAAAACCTGTCCGCCCCAAGCGCCGCTGACGCCGCCCTCCGTTCGCCCGCGGAGGGCGGCTCCCTATCCCCGCCCGACCCGGGGCGCCACCTGACACGAGATCGACGACAGAGAGAACGAGAAGGTCTCCATGAACATCACCGACACACCTCCAACACGGCGTCACCGGGTCGTCGTCATCGGATCCGGATTCGGTGGCCTCTTCGCCACAAAGGCTCTACGCCGGGCAAATGTCGACGTGACAGTCATCGACCGCACCACCCATCACCTCTTCCAACCCTTGCTCTACCAAGTGGCCACCGGGATCCTCTCAGAGGGGGAAATCGCCCCGTCCACCCGGATAATCCTGAGGAAACACACCAACACCACAGTCCGACTAGGTGAAGTCACCAGAATCGACCTCCTCGGCCGCACCGTCACCTCCACAGATCAAGGAAAAACGACGCTCACCGGCTACGACAGCCTCATCGTGTCTGCCGGCGCGCAACAGTCGTATTTCGGCAACGATCACTTCGCCGAACACGCGCCAGGGATGAAGACCATCGACGACGCCCTCGAGCTGAGAGGCAGGATCCTCGGTGCATTCGAGTCCGCCGAATCGACCACCGACCCTGCCGAACGGGAAAGACTGCTCACCTTCGTCGTCATCGGTGCGGGCCCCACGGGAGTCGAAATGGCAGGTCAAATCGCTGAGCTGGCTCACCTCACCCTCGTCGGCGCCTACCGCAACATCGATACCCGCGATAGCCGGATCATCCTGCTCGACGCCGCACCGTCCGCTCTGGGTCCCTTTGGACCGAACCTTGGTCACCGGGCAACCCGAACGCTCGCCACGATCGGTGTAGACGTGCAACTCGGGGCTGCAGTGACCGGAGTCGATCGGCACGGCCTCACCGTTCGACACGCAGACGGAACCGAACGAAGAATCAATGCAGTCTGCAAGGTCTGGTCCGCCGGCGTAGCAGCGAGCCCACTTGCCAGACAACTCGCCGCTCAAACCGGCTCCACCCTCGACAGAGCGGGCCGCATCAACGTCAACGAAGACTATTCCCTGCCAGGCCACCGAGGCGTTTTCGTCATCGGCGACATGGCCACGCGAGGCGGCCTACCCGGTGTCGCCCAGGTCGCCATCCAGGGCGGGCGGTATGTCGCCCGCCAGATCAAGGCCGATGTAACCGCCACCGAGAAGAGCAGCCCGCAGCCGAAACGACCGCCCTTCATCTACAAGGACAAAGGATCAATGGCGACGATTTCCCGCTTTCATGCCGTCGCCAAAATCGGAGGACTGCAATTGACGGGCCTGATCGCCTGGATTCTGTGGCTCGCGGTCCACGTGGCGTACATCGTTGGGTTCCGCAGCCGGCTGACAACCCTGCTGTCGTGGACATGGACCTTCCTGGGCTCCTCGCGAGGGCAACTGACGATCACTCAGCAACAGGTCGCCGCGCGAAATGCCCTCGGACGACTCCACCGGATCCGGCACGACGAACGTGTGAACTACGAGGTGGTCACCCGTGCAGGCTGATACGCACCACATGTCGCAGGCAAGCCGAGTTATCGCGTTCATATTGAAGTGGCAGGGTTGGCAGGCCTGGATGATAGATGTCGACCCTAATAATGTGTCTCGAGTATCCCACGGCCGTTGTGTAAAGGGGCGGAGCATTCACGCGGACTAAACCCGATTCCCGCTTAATGTTGTTGCACAACAATGTATTTAGAAACTCTGCGATCAGCGGCTCCTGCAATGTGGCCCGCGCTGCCTCAAGAGTGATACGAGGTAATCCTGATCCGATTGCCCGTGGGGTCGGTGATTACATCGG
The nucleotide sequence above comes from Rhodococcus pseudokoreensis. Encoded proteins:
- a CDS encoding NAD(P)/FAD-dependent oxidoreductase yields the protein MNITDTPPTRRHRVVVIGSGFGGLFATKALRRANVDVTVIDRTTHHLFQPLLYQVATGILSEGEIAPSTRIILRKHTNTTVRLGEVTRIDLLGRTVTSTDQGKTTLTGYDSLIVSAGAQQSYFGNDHFAEHAPGMKTIDDALELRGRILGAFESAESTTDPAERERLLTFVVIGAGPTGVEMAGQIAELAHLTLVGAYRNIDTRDSRIILLDAAPSALGPFGPNLGHRATRTLATIGVDVQLGAAVTGVDRHGLTVRHADGTERRINAVCKVWSAGVAASPLARQLAAQTGSTLDRAGRINVNEDYSLPGHRGVFVIGDMATRGGLPGVAQVAIQGGRYVARQIKADVTATEKSSPQPKRPPFIYKDKGSMATISRFHAVAKIGGLQLTGLIAWILWLAVHVAYIVGFRSRLTTLLSWTWTFLGSSRGQLTITQQQVAARNALGRLHRIRHDERVNYEVVTRAG